From one Macellibacteroides fermentans genomic stretch:
- a CDS encoding beta-N-acetylglucosaminidase domain-containing protein, whose amino-acid sequence MKKFEFFLLLGLLCLCPKLSAQHMPTRVFPTPQEIEVTNQPFISADFRITGLKSVDSVAISFLKEILPFGSTKKAIPIKISLLKDKQAVLQRSGAYRLKITDKSISIEIKDDRSLFYAVQTIKQLVSKTNDGKIKLYPCMITDYPDVAYRGTVEGFYGTPWSFDDRIEQLRFYGKIKMNTYIYGPKDDPYHSSPSWREPYPAAEAKQIEALVAEANRNKVDFVWAIHPGKDIQWNKNDSIAVLNKFEMMYGLGIRSFAVFFDDISGEGTQPEKQAGLLNYIHNEFIKIKKDVNPLIMCPTEYNKSWSNPKPNTYLDILGEKLDPSILVMWTGDRVVGDITLEGLNWVNTRIKRNAFVWWNFPVSDYVRDHLLMGPSYGLDIHAKDAMSGFVSNPMDKPEASKVGIFGAAMYAWNLSDYDSNKEWIAACNLIMPEAPEAFKVFCDHNSDPGINGHRYRRDESVESKPVVEKYLKELSEDNFPQKESEVLACLFKQIAETPATIRAKSTNESLIKEIDPWLIQFEHLGLAGSVSLKMASAWKSKNTNDAEKYYSELTSLLEKMQIIDKQYNQNEWQPGVKTGSLVLKPFIIELYRLVGEDLKLSKNNNLATSIIFTNIDQLSLVPIKTIDNDVNIVPLLEPIKIKPGEYIGILIAADKKIAKAQLNLPSPTRDWQCLEWSENGQTWEQINGKTELMLGNEAFSVSPKAKYLRLRNDSSSEQIFNLKNFRITTK is encoded by the coding sequence ATGAAGAAATTTGAATTTTTTCTACTGTTGGGATTGTTGTGCCTATGCCCTAAACTTAGTGCACAACATATGCCAACGCGGGTATTTCCTACTCCTCAGGAAATTGAAGTCACAAATCAGCCATTTATTTCAGCAGATTTTAGGATAACTGGTCTTAAATCCGTAGATTCTGTTGCAATATCTTTTTTAAAAGAGATATTGCCATTTGGCTCCACTAAAAAAGCAATTCCTATAAAGATTAGCTTATTAAAGGATAAACAAGCCGTATTACAACGTTCGGGGGCATATCGATTGAAGATTACTGATAAAAGTATCTCCATAGAGATTAAAGATGACCGTTCTCTATTTTATGCAGTGCAAACCATCAAGCAGCTTGTTTCGAAGACAAATGATGGAAAGATAAAACTTTATCCCTGTATGATTACGGATTATCCAGATGTTGCATACCGTGGAACTGTTGAAGGTTTTTACGGAACCCCATGGTCTTTTGATGATCGGATTGAGCAATTACGATTTTATGGAAAAATAAAGATGAACACCTATATCTACGGGCCAAAAGATGATCCATATCACAGCTCGCCTTCATGGCGTGAACCCTATCCAGCAGCCGAAGCGAAACAAATAGAGGCTTTAGTTGCCGAAGCAAATCGTAATAAAGTAGATTTTGTATGGGCTATTCATCCAGGAAAAGATATTCAATGGAATAAAAATGATAGTATAGCTGTTTTGAATAAATTTGAAATGATGTATGGTTTGGGTATTCGCTCTTTTGCCGTGTTTTTCGATGACATTTCAGGAGAAGGTACACAACCTGAAAAACAGGCCGGATTACTTAATTATATCCATAATGAATTTATAAAAATAAAGAAAGATGTCAACCCGCTGATTATGTGTCCGACTGAGTACAATAAATCATGGTCTAATCCTAAGCCCAATACCTATCTTGATATTCTGGGAGAAAAGCTTGATCCTTCAATTCTAGTAATGTGGACGGGCGACAGGGTTGTGGGAGATATTACATTGGAAGGCTTAAACTGGGTTAATACACGAATTAAGCGAAATGCATTTGTTTGGTGGAACTTCCCTGTCAGTGATTATGTTAGAGACCATTTACTTATGGGCCCCTCCTATGGCCTTGATATCCATGCAAAAGATGCTATGAGTGGTTTTGTTAGTAATCCGATGGACAAACCTGAAGCTTCCAAAGTCGGTATTTTTGGTGCAGCAATGTATGCATGGAATTTAAGTGATTATGATTCAAATAAAGAGTGGATTGCTGCATGTAACTTAATAATGCCTGAAGCTCCAGAAGCTTTCAAAGTATTTTGTGATCACAACAGTGATCCGGGAATTAATGGACACAGATACCGTCGAGATGAATCAGTCGAAAGCAAACCTGTAGTGGAAAAATATTTAAAAGAACTATCGGAAGATAACTTTCCTCAAAAAGAATCTGAGGTACTGGCCTGTTTGTTTAAACAAATAGCAGAAACTCCGGCTACGATAAGGGCAAAATCAACGAACGAAAGTCTCATAAAAGAAATAGACCCTTGGTTAATACAATTTGAACACTTAGGTCTTGCGGGTTCCGTTTCTCTAAAGATGGCAAGTGCCTGGAAATCAAAAAACACAAATGATGCTGAAAAGTACTATTCCGAACTAACATCATTGCTTGAGAAAATGCAGATCATAGATAAACAATACAATCAGAATGAATGGCAACCTGGAGTCAAGACTGGCTCTTTAGTTTTAAAACCGTTCATTATAGAGTTATATCGGTTAGTTGGAGAAGATTTAAAGCTAAGTAAAAATAATAATTTGGCTACATCTATTATCTTCACAAATATAGACCAGCTGTCACTGGTACCGATAAAAACGATTGATAATGATGTTAATATAGTTCCATTACTCGAACCTATTAAAATCAAACCGGGAGAGTATATAGGAATTCTTATTGCCGCTGATAAGAAAATAGCAAAAGCTCAACTTAATTTACCCTCTCCAACACGGGATTGGCAATGTTTGGAGTGGTCGGAAAACGGGCAAACCTGGGAACAGATAAATGGAAAAACGGAATTAATGCTCGGTAATGAAGCCTTTTCTGTTAGTCCAAAAGCAAAGTATCTTCGTTTAAGAAACGATTCATCATCAGAACAGATATTTAACCTAAAAAACTTTAGGATTACAACAAAGTAA